From a region of the Kiritimatiellales bacterium genome:
- a CDS encoding DeoR/GlpR family DNA-binding transcription regulator — translation MAAILPERKKQILDLLADDSEISVTELAERFGVTAVTVRADLASLEEEGFIVRTHGGAMPAFHPKIIERMRAKKEIKAAIAKAAVQLIDDGDTVIISAGTTTALIPKYLLGKRDIHIVTNNTLLLTYARANPQLRVTLVGGEFRPAEEGIVGPLAMQAVEQFHVAKAFVGIDGASAKQGFTANSIESADFVRKMAGQADRVYAVGESSKFNNAGFAKILPFSGVDALITDAFLHARFEQSFTDMNVKVIKA, via the coding sequence GTGGCGGCGATCTTACCAGAGCGCAAAAAACAGATTCTTGATCTGCTGGCAGATGACAGTGAGATCAGTGTAACAGAGCTGGCGGAACGTTTCGGCGTGACGGCGGTAACGGTGCGCGCGGATCTGGCGTCGCTTGAAGAAGAGGGTTTTATTGTACGCACGCACGGTGGTGCAATGCCGGCGTTTCATCCGAAAATCATCGAGCGCATGCGCGCGAAAAAGGAGATTAAAGCAGCCATTGCGAAAGCGGCGGTGCAGCTGATTGATGACGGTGATACGGTGATCATCAGTGCCGGTACAACGACTGCACTCATTCCAAAATATCTGCTCGGCAAACGCGATATTCATATCGTCACAAATAATACGCTGCTGCTTACCTATGCGCGTGCCAATCCGCAGCTGCGCGTCACGCTCGTCGGCGGGGAATTCCGTCCGGCGGAAGAGGGCATCGTCGGACCGCTAGCGATGCAGGCGGTGGAACAGTTTCATGTGGCGAAAGCGTTTGTCGGTATCGACGGCGCATCGGCGAAACAGGGTTTTACGGCAAACAGTATCGAGAGTGCTGACTTCGTGCGCAAAATGGCGGGACAGGCTGACCGCGTTTATGCCGTCGGTGAATCCAGTAAGTTTAACAACGCCGGTTTTGCAAAAATTTTACCATTTAGCGGCGTCGATGCACTCATAACTGATGCATTCCTGCACGCCAGATTTGAACAAAGTTTTACAGATATGAACGTGAAGGTCATTAAGGCGTAA
- a CDS encoding ROK family protein, whose amino-acid sequence MNFLGIDIGGTKIALSIGNENGGIIASQRIPTDPHNALATLNCAAEVIETILNDAGLTADQIETIGITSPGPMSSRERMMFETPNMKGWTNFRIGDFFENKFRRPTFMQNDANGAGIAEYLFGACKGLDLIYLTMSTGIGAGIMIDGKVLAGPNDLGGEVGHNTLDINGPQCGCGKFGCWEAFCGGRRFAEEIRNDILANNIQTAILNEAGGHPECISMKEICNAVRKGDEYALKRWDVFIEKMAQAVGILLQTLNPRAIVMGTVAIHDGDLFLPQMMERLPKYAWQGAIDVCRIEASALKNIGELAALAVALDGCNHLK is encoded by the coding sequence ATGAATTTTTTAGGCATTGATATCGGCGGCACAAAAATCGCGCTGTCGATCGGTAACGAAAATGGCGGGATTATTGCGAGTCAGCGTATTCCGACCGATCCGCACAATGCGCTGGCAACGCTGAACTGCGCCGCCGAAGTGATCGAAACCATTTTAAACGACGCCGGTTTAACCGCCGACCAGATCGAAACGATTGGAATCACCTCGCCGGGACCGATGTCGTCCAGAGAACGGATGATGTTTGAAACGCCGAATATGAAAGGCTGGACAAATTTTCGCATCGGCGACTTCTTCGAAAATAAATTCCGCCGCCCGACTTTTATGCAGAACGATGCTAACGGCGCCGGGATTGCCGAATATCTTTTCGGCGCATGCAAAGGTCTCGATCTCATTTATCTCACTATGAGCACCGGCATCGGCGCCGGCATTATGATCGACGGCAAAGTCCTTGCCGGCCCGAACGATCTTGGCGGTGAAGTCGGACACAATACGCTTGATATAAACGGCCCGCAGTGCGGCTGCGGGAAATTCGGCTGCTGGGAAGCATTTTGCGGCGGACGGAGATTTGCCGAAGAAATTCGCAACGATATTCTCGCGAACAACATTCAAACCGCAATTCTCAATGAAGCCGGTGGCCATCCGGAATGCATCAGCATGAAAGAAATTTGCAACGCTGTTCGCAAAGGCGATGAGTACGCGTTAAAACGCTGGGACGTATTCATCGAAAAAATGGCGCAGGCCGTTGGCATTCTGCTGCAGACGCTCAATCCGCGCGCGATTGTGATGGGCACTGTCGCCATTCATGACGGCGACCTGTTTTTACCGCAAATGATGGAGCGCCTGCCGAAATATGCGTGGCAGGGCGCCATCGATGTCTGCCGTATCGAAGCCAGTGCGCTCAAAAATATAGGCGAACTTGCCGCGCTCGCCGTTGCACTCGACGGCTGCAACCATTTAAAGTAG
- the serS gene encoding serine--tRNA ligase, translating into MLDIKLIRENPDALKQALTNRNAEADIAGLLEFDRMRRAAITEAEELKQQRNDVSKKIGALMKDGRKDEAAAAKEDVRKTGDRIAELDEQVRELDAKILGILLLIPNMPLPSVPAGKDETANPVLRSRGEKKKFDFQIKPHWDIAADLKLADFERGAKVAGSGFPLYTGQGAKLQRALVQFMLDVHTTEHGYTEVEPPFFCNSDAMTGTGQLPKFAEDMYHIQLDGLYPVPTAEVPVTNIYRDEIIDAELPLKLTAYTPCFRREAGAAGRDTRGLLRLHQFDKVEMVNFVNPGESEKQHEILVGEAEAILQKLGLHYRVIELCTGDLGFSAAKCYDIELWAPGVEKWLEVSSVSNFWDYQARRARIRCRDANGKAQFAHTLNGSGVALPRLVVALLENNQNADGTVTVPAPLRPYMGGLEKLG; encoded by the coding sequence ATGTTAGACATCAAACTCATCCGCGAAAATCCGGACGCCCTGAAACAGGCGCTCACTAACCGTAATGCTGAAGCCGATATCGCCGGACTGCTCGAATTTGACCGCATGCGTCGCGCCGCCATCACCGAAGCCGAAGAGCTGAAGCAGCAGCGTAACGATGTATCCAAAAAAATCGGCGCGCTGATGAAAGACGGCAGAAAAGACGAAGCCGCCGCTGCAAAAGAAGACGTACGAAAAACCGGAGACCGCATTGCAGAGCTCGACGAACAGGTGCGCGAACTTGATGCAAAAATTCTCGGTATACTGCTCTTGATTCCGAACATGCCGCTGCCTAGCGTGCCGGCTGGAAAAGATGAAACCGCTAATCCGGTGCTTCGTAGCCGGGGCGAAAAAAAGAAGTTTGATTTTCAAATCAAGCCTCACTGGGATATCGCCGCCGATCTGAAACTCGCCGATTTTGAACGCGGCGCCAAAGTCGCCGGTTCCGGCTTCCCGCTGTACACCGGTCAGGGCGCCAAACTCCAGCGCGCGCTGGTGCAATTCATGCTCGATGTTCACACAACCGAACACGGTTACACCGAAGTGGAGCCGCCGTTTTTTTGTAATAGCGATGCAATGACCGGTACCGGTCAACTGCCGAAATTTGCCGAAGACATGTACCACATTCAGCTCGATGGACTGTATCCGGTGCCGACTGCCGAAGTTCCGGTAACCAATATTTATCGCGACGAAATTATTGATGCTGAACTGCCGCTGAAATTAACGGCATACACGCCGTGTTTCCGGCGCGAAGCCGGTGCTGCCGGGCGCGATACTCGCGGACTGTTGCGCCTGCATCAGTTCGATAAAGTGGAAATGGTCAACTTCGTTAATCCCGGCGAATCTGAAAAGCAGCACGAAATACTCGTCGGTGAAGCCGAAGCCATTCTGCAGAAACTTGGCTTACACTATCGCGTTATCGAACTCTGCACCGGTGATCTCGGCTTTAGCGCCGCCAAATGTTACGACATCGAACTTTGGGCGCCGGGCGTTGAAAAATGGCTCGAAGTCTCGTCCGTCAGCAACTTTTGGGACTATCAGGCGCGCCGCGCGCGCATCCGCTGCCGTGATGCAAACGGCAAAGCGCAGTTCGCACACACACTCAACGGGTCCGGTGTTGCACTGCCGCGACTCGTTGTTGCGCTGCTTGAAAATAATCAGAACGCCGACGGCACCGTTACAGTTCCGGCGCCGCTTCGTCCGTATATGGGCGGTCTGGAAAAATTAGGATAA
- a CDS encoding CPBP family intramembrane glutamic endopeptidase produces MMKLPLMIADLFSPSGLFGDFNLQTPGMIAAGVIFLVLLITGIIAWVVVMKAARRNPADWQELARRIAERSLRFWIIFLLVLLLAGLFFAMTFIYRHYFAERTPGPRAILVQAAVFHLPFLLLLPVILKFSGAGKFFGGRSPKFIFAGILFYLAMLPPLWLFNMMYQVILYFLGQDISLQDITVMLAADAVWPVRVLLFLSAIIIAPVFEEVIFRGILLPVAIRYTGKWLGIILISLIFGALHFHLPSFGALVLLSVALSLAAVRTGSLLVPITMHAVFNGITMILLMIIS; encoded by the coding sequence ATGATGAAACTACCGCTAATGATTGCCGACCTTTTTTCGCCGTCCGGACTGTTCGGCGATTTTAACCTGCAAACGCCGGGTATGATCGCGGCCGGCGTTATTTTTCTGGTTCTGCTCATCACCGGTATTATCGCATGGGTGGTCGTCATGAAGGCAGCGCGCCGGAATCCGGCGGACTGGCAGGAGCTCGCACGCCGGATTGCAGAGCGGTCGCTGAGGTTTTGGATTATTTTTCTGCTCGTCCTTTTGCTCGCCGGACTGTTTTTTGCGATGACATTTATTTACAGACATTATTTCGCAGAAAGAACGCCGGGGCCGCGCGCCATACTGGTTCAGGCGGCTGTATTTCATCTACCGTTTTTGCTGCTGCTGCCGGTGATCCTTAAATTTTCCGGCGCCGGGAAATTTTTTGGCGGCAGATCGCCGAAATTCATTTTTGCCGGAATTCTGTTTTATCTCGCTATGCTGCCGCCGCTCTGGCTGTTCAACATGATGTATCAAGTGATTCTTTATTTCTTAGGGCAGGACATTTCCTTGCAGGACATCACCGTGATGCTTGCGGCGGATGCGGTGTGGCCGGTGCGTGTACTGCTTTTCTTGTCCGCCATCATCATCGCGCCGGTATTTGAAGAAGTCATTTTCCGCGGCATCCTGCTGCCGGTGGCAATCCGCTATACCGGCAAATGGCTCGGAATCATTTTAATTTCACTGATCTTCGGCGCGCTGCATTTTCATCTGCCGTCATTCGGCGCGCTTGTGCTGCTCTCCGTTGCGCTCAGCCTTGCCGCTGTTCGCACCGGCTCGCTGCTCGTACCGATCACAATGCACGCGGTCTTCAACGGAATAACAATGATTCTGCTGATGATTATTTCATAG
- a CDS encoding DUF1015 family protein has product MRINPFKAWRPADNTKAGEIASVPYDVVDTKQAHKLAEGRPLSFLHVVRSEIDLPENTDPYSGAVYAKAKENFENLKTNGFLRRETSPCIYLYSQQMGNHTQYGIVATCNIEDYENGLIKIHEKTRKVKEQDRTRHVDEVNANTGPVFLTYRDDETITGMMAGIAAAEPLYNITAPDEIIHKIWKIENTAPLIEAFSKIPAFYVADGHHRSASAVSVGRQRRAANPDHTGDEPYNWFLSVIFPAGQLKILPYNRVVFDLAGKTEDEFFAALEKAFTVTKAEQKVPDGPGAVSMYIAGKWYLLEPKAALPNDPVASLDVSILQDRVLAPLLNIDDPRESDRIDFIGGIHGTAGLEHRVDSGEAVIAFSLYPTTLDQLMAVADAGLLMPPKSTWFEPKLRSGFLVNTLD; this is encoded by the coding sequence ATGAGAATTAATCCTTTCAAGGCATGGCGGCCGGCGGATAACACAAAGGCCGGAGAAATTGCATCGGTTCCATATGATGTGGTCGATACAAAACAGGCGCACAAACTGGCGGAAGGCAGGCCGCTGTCGTTCCTGCACGTTGTCCGTTCCGAAATTGATCTGCCGGAAAACACAGATCCGTATTCCGGCGCTGTTTATGCGAAAGCCAAGGAAAATTTTGAAAACCTCAAAACGAACGGTTTTCTGCGGCGCGAAACCTCACCATGCATCTATCTTTATAGCCAGCAGATGGGAAATCATACGCAGTACGGCATCGTGGCAACCTGTAATATAGAGGACTATGAAAACGGACTGATTAAAATTCATGAAAAAACGCGCAAGGTAAAAGAACAGGACCGCACGCGCCACGTCGACGAAGTGAACGCCAACACCGGTCCGGTTTTTCTAACCTATCGCGATGATGAAACAATAACCGGTATGATGGCCGGCATCGCCGCTGCTGAACCGCTCTACAACATCACCGCACCGGACGAGATCATTCACAAGATCTGGAAGATTGAAAACACTGCGCCACTCATTGAAGCATTCAGTAAGATTCCGGCGTTCTACGTTGCGGACGGACATCATCGTTCCGCCAGCGCCGTCAGCGTTGGACGTCAGCGTCGCGCCGCCAATCCGGATCACACCGGCGATGAACCGTACAACTGGTTCCTCAGCGTAATCTTTCCGGCGGGGCAGTTAAAAATTCTGCCGTACAACCGCGTGGTGTTTGATCTCGCCGGAAAAACGGAAGATGAGTTTTTCGCCGCGCTTGAAAAAGCATTCACCGTCACAAAAGCCGAACAGAAAGTGCCGGACGGTCCCGGTGCCGTCAGCATGTACATCGCCGGAAAATGGTATTTGCTCGAACCGAAAGCCGCGCTCCCGAACGATCCGGTGGCATCGCTCGACGTCAGCATTCTGCAGGATCGCGTTCTCGCGCCGCTGCTTAACATCGACGATCCGCGCGAAAGCGACCGCATCGACTTTATCGGCGGAATTCACGGAACTGCCGGGCTTGAGCATCGCGTCGACTCCGGCGAAGCTGTTATCGCATTTTCGCTTTACCCGACTACACTTGATCAGCTCATGGCCGTCGCCGACGCCGGACTGCTCATGCCGCCGAAAAGCACCTGGTTCGAACCGAAACTCCGCTCCGGATTTTTGGTCAATACGCTGGACTAA
- the tilS gene encoding tRNA lysidine(34) synthetase TilS, which translates to MSLIEKVESIIKRENLIPANAKLVAGISGGADSVALLHILCRLGYSPAAAHLNHGIRGADADADEMFVKRLCRKLDVEYIARKVDVPVRAKEKKISVEMAAREARHELFGEFSGARIALAHHADDQLETFFLRAARGAGAGGLGGMRFIQNIDDVTLIRPLLEFRRAGIIEWLQNEKIEWREDATNIDDSIPRNFVRHKILPAFSELNPRAAENLLRTMSILREEEDKTPAALQRRTIRDWLIENGIAPDFATVEKIIQFSAGASGTKFLDINGVRLVNEYGALKVDATPSSRHACKERDEGVASTFQIRIKESTGILRGKWCASVSLEKIGANEMIIRTPRAGDRMNPYGMSGAKKLQDIFTDLKIPRLRRTNWPLVECAGEIIWLPGYRIARGWELSSNSEPALHFFAEQ; encoded by the coding sequence GTGAGCCTGATTGAAAAAGTCGAATCCATTATTAAGCGGGAAAATTTAATTCCGGCGAATGCAAAACTCGTTGCCGGAATTTCCGGCGGCGCGGATTCCGTGGCACTGCTGCACATTCTCTGCCGGCTCGGTTACTCACCGGCGGCCGCGCATTTGAATCATGGTATTCGCGGAGCCGATGCTGATGCCGACGAAATGTTTGTGAAGAGACTCTGCCGGAAGCTCGATGTGGAGTACATTGCCAGAAAAGTGGATGTTCCGGTGCGGGCAAAAGAGAAAAAGATCTCAGTCGAAATGGCGGCGCGCGAAGCGCGCCATGAATTATTCGGTGAATTTTCCGGCGCACGAATTGCACTGGCGCATCATGCCGATGATCAGCTGGAAACATTTTTTCTGCGCGCCGCGCGCGGCGCCGGTGCCGGCGGACTCGGCGGTATGCGGTTTATTCAAAATATCGATGACGTAACATTAATCCGGCCTTTGCTCGAATTCCGGCGCGCCGGAATTATTGAATGGCTGCAAAACGAAAAAATCGAATGGCGCGAAGATGCGACGAATATCGACGATTCAATTCCGCGTAATTTTGTACGGCATAAAATTTTACCGGCGTTCAGTGAATTGAATCCGCGCGCCGCCGAAAATTTGTTGCGGACCATGTCAATTCTGCGCGAGGAAGAAGATAAAACACCGGCGGCATTGCAGCGCCGGACAATCCGTGACTGGCTGATTGAAAACGGTATTGCGCCGGATTTCGCAACTGTTGAAAAAATTATTCAATTTTCCGCCGGCGCGTCCGGAACAAAATTTCTCGATATTAACGGTGTTCGATTAGTGAATGAATACGGCGCATTGAAAGTAGACGCGACGCCCTCGTCGCGTCACGCGTGCAAAGAACGCGACGAGGGCGTCGCGTCTACTTTCCAGATCCGCATCAAAGAATCCACCGGAATTCTGCGCGGAAAATGGTGTGCGTCAGTTTCACTGGAAAAAATCGGTGCCAATGAAATGATCATTCGCACGCCGCGCGCCGGCGACCGGATGAATCCGTACGGCATGTCCGGCGCAAAAAAATTGCAGGATATTTTTACCGATTTAAAAATTCCAAGACTCCGGCGCACAAACTGGCCGCTGGTTGAGTGTGCCGGAGAAATTATCTGGCTGCCGGGGTATCGCATTGCACGCGGCTGGGAACTTTCATCCAATTCTGAACCGGCATTACATTTTTTTGCAGAGCAATAG
- a CDS encoding dihydrolipoamide acetyltransferase family protein, with amino-acid sequence MATEVLMPRQGQSVESCIIIGWHVKEGDAVKAGQPLCEVETDKATFEVEAPVDGTVLGIFYPADADVPVLKVIAAIGEAGEDISGLRPEEPQNAEQKTAEPQNNEQGMSNDEVKKTSAIGNSGFDIQTSAGSAGAGVSPRARNLAVEKGVDASVLAGSGPDGRIIERDVLAALDGKAVLSPAAKTKVAAGGAFAPASGSGIGGRVLSSDLSDVAPENIAGAIAELDFPGTTETVPVKGIRKIVAERMLASLQNTAQLTMNASADARPMLDFRARCKAAPETAGVGGVTINDIILFAVARTLPEFAELNSHWLGDKMVRFADVHLGVAVDTPRGLMVPVIRFASRLTLKQISAEAKRLAVAAIEGTIDPDALTGGTFTVTNLGAAGIESFTPVLNAPEVGILGVCSIQPKPVMKKDGGVEFIPHIGLSLTFDHCAADGAPAAKFLAALRKNIAAFDVLLVR; translated from the coding sequence ATGGCTACAGAAGTTTTAATGCCGCGACAGGGGCAGTCCGTTGAATCCTGCATCATCATCGGCTGGCACGTGAAAGAGGGCGACGCAGTGAAAGCCGGTCAGCCGCTCTGCGAAGTGGAAACCGATAAAGCGACGTTTGAAGTTGAGGCGCCGGTGGACGGGACCGTGCTCGGGATTTTTTATCCGGCGGACGCCGATGTTCCGGTGCTGAAAGTGATCGCCGCCATCGGCGAAGCAGGCGAAGATATTTCCGGACTGCGTCCGGAAGAACCGCAGAATGCCGAACAAAAAACTGCAGAACCGCAGAACAATGAACAAGGGATGTCGAATGATGAAGTGAAGAAAACTTCTGCGATTGGAAACTCTGGATTCGATATTCAAACTTCCGCCGGCAGCGCCGGCGCCGGCGTTTCGCCGCGCGCGCGCAATCTGGCAGTAGAGAAAGGTGTTGATGCATCCGTTCTCGCCGGCTCCGGCCCGGATGGACGGATTATTGAACGCGATGTGCTGGCGGCACTGGACGGTAAAGCGGTGCTATCTCCGGCGGCAAAAACAAAAGTTGCCGCCGGCGGCGCGTTTGCTCCGGCGAGCGGAAGCGGCATCGGCGGGCGCGTTCTGTCGAGCGATCTTTCCGACGTTGCTCCGGAAAATATTGCCGGCGCGATCGCCGAGCTCGATTTCCCCGGCACAACTGAAACAGTTCCGGTAAAAGGCATTCGCAAAATTGTTGCCGAACGGATGCTGGCGTCGCTGCAGAACACGGCGCAGTTAACTATGAACGCATCGGCGGATGCCCGCCCGATGCTCGATTTCCGCGCGCGCTGCAAAGCTGCACCGGAGACCGCCGGCGTCGGCGGGGTCACCATTAACGACATTATTCTGTTTGCCGTCGCGCGCACGCTGCCGGAATTTGCGGAACTCAACTCTCACTGGCTTGGCGATAAAATGGTTCGCTTTGCGGACGTTCATCTCGGCGTCGCGGTTGATACGCCGCGCGGCCTGATGGTGCCGGTCATCCGTTTTGCCAGCCGCTTAACATTGAAGCAGATTTCCGCCGAGGCCAAACGTCTTGCCGTTGCGGCGATTGAAGGCACAATTGATCCGGACGCACTGACCGGCGGAACCTTTACGGTGACGAATCTCGGCGCCGCCGGAATTGAAAGTTTTACGCCGGTGCTGAACGCGCCGGAGGTTGGAATTCTCGGCGTCTGCAGTATTCAGCCGAAGCCGGTGATGAAGAAAGACGGTGGCGTGGAATTTATTCCGCACATCGGATTGTCGCTGACGTTTGACCATTGCGCGGCGGACGGCGCTCCGGCGGCGAAATTCCTCGCCGCACTGCGCAAGAATATCGCGGCATTTGATGTGTTGCTGGTGAGATGA
- a CDS encoding class II aldolase/adducin family protein gives MKYEFMHPREELAMTLDRIYQYKMTTTSGGNLSIIDENGDIWITPARVDKGRLTPADIVCVRKNGTIEGRHPPSSEFPFHKAIYEVRPDIRAVVHAHPMALVAFSCAHVVPETKSFPEAWNTNGLVGFAPYGIPGSADLGAKIAGKFKEGFDSVILENHGVCCGGENLQDAFQRFETLELCCKIQIKANLLGTPQTLSDAQLQLQEKSYTKLEPFEYSVDRMSIREKELRCELARFIRRGYQQRLLTSSTGSFSARIDNDSFLITPHPLDRRVIEPEDPVMIRKGKKEFGKRPSRAVRAHQAIYDAHPEINAVINAYPVNCMAFSLCNETIDTRTIPESYIFVRDVQLLPFETSFNDYARLTATLTPETPASVLCNNGVMVVSEDVLGAFDKLEVLESSAEAILNSKPIGGTVPMNAGIIADLRKAFHMD, from the coding sequence GTGAAATATGAATTCATGCACCCGCGCGAAGAACTGGCCATGACGCTCGACCGGATTTATCAATATAAAATGACCACAACGTCTGGAGGAAATCTTTCGATTATCGACGAAAATGGCGATATCTGGATTACGCCGGCGCGCGTTGATAAAGGCCGGCTTACGCCGGCGGATATTGTCTGTGTCCGTAAAAACGGAACGATCGAAGGCCGCCATCCGCCCTCATCCGAATTTCCATTTCATAAAGCCATTTACGAAGTACGGCCGGATATCCGCGCCGTTGTACACGCACACCCGATGGCGCTCGTGGCATTCAGCTGTGCGCATGTTGTGCCGGAGACCAAATCGTTTCCCGAAGCATGGAACACCAACGGACTCGTCGGCTTTGCACCATACGGAATCCCCGGCAGCGCCGACCTGGGAGCAAAGATTGCCGGAAAATTTAAAGAAGGTTTTGACAGCGTGATACTTGAGAATCATGGCGTTTGCTGCGGCGGAGAAAATCTGCAGGACGCTTTCCAGCGGTTTGAAACACTGGAACTCTGCTGCAAAATCCAAATTAAAGCCAATCTGCTCGGTACGCCGCAAACACTGAGCGATGCACAGCTCCAGCTGCAGGAAAAAAGTTATACCAAGCTGGAACCATTTGAATACAGCGTTGATCGCATGAGCATTCGCGAAAAAGAACTGCGTTGCGAACTCGCGCGCTTTATCCGGCGCGGATATCAGCAACGCCTGCTTACCAGCAGCACCGGCAGTTTTTCGGCGCGCATCGACAACGACTCATTTCTGATTACGCCTCACCCGCTCGACCGGCGCGTCATTGAACCGGAAGATCCCGTAATGATCCGCAAAGGCAAAAAAGAATTCGGCAAACGTCCGAGCCGGGCTGTACGTGCACATCAGGCAATTTATGACGCACACCCCGAAATCAACGCCGTTATCAATGCCTACCCCGTCAACTGTATGGCCTTTTCTCTCTGCAACGAAACCATTGATACGCGCACCATTCCGGAAAGTTATATTTTCGTGCGCGACGTCCAGCTGCTGCCGTTCGAAACTTCATTTAACGACTATGCCAGACTCACCGCAACCTTAACGCCGGAAACGCCGGCGTCAGTGCTGTGCAACAACGGTGTGATGGTGGTCAGCGAAGATGTCCTCGGCGCATTTGATAAACTCGAAGTTCTCGAAAGTTCAGCTGAAGCCATTCTCAACAGCAAACCCATCGGCGGCACTGTTCCGATGAACGCAGGAATCATCGCCGACCTGCGCAAAGCATTTCATATGGATTAA
- the asd gene encoding aspartate-semialdehyde dehydrogenase: MKVGLIGWRGMVGSVLMERMLTEKDFDGIEPVFFSTSQTGQAAPDVGQGASILQDAYHIDALAAMDVILTCQGGDYTGEIHGRLRAAGWNGFWIDAASSLRMTDDAVIVLDPVNRPVIDKAIAAGKKDFIGGNCTVSLMLMAIGGLFKAELIEWISSMTYQAASGAGANNMRELLSQMGTLHQAVTADLANPAAAILDIDRKVTASLRSDKIQTKFFGAPLAGSLIPWIDKPVDDGQTREEWKGFAETNKILQTVIPIPIDGLCVRIGAMRCHSQALTIKLTKDVSVEDVTEIIRNDNQWVNIIDNTREETLAGLTPAAVSGTLTVPVGRIRKMNMGPEYLTVFTVGDQLLWGAAEPLRRMLRILREK, from the coding sequence ATGAAAGTTGGTTTAATCGGATGGCGCGGTATGGTCGGCTCAGTTCTGATGGAACGGATGCTGACGGAAAAGGATTTTGACGGCATTGAGCCGGTGTTTTTCTCTACGTCGCAAACCGGACAGGCCGCACCGGATGTCGGTCAGGGCGCTTCGATTCTGCAAGATGCTTATCATATTGATGCACTTGCAGCGATGGATGTGATTCTCACTTGCCAGGGCGGCGATTATACCGGCGAAATCCACGGCAGATTGCGTGCTGCCGGCTGGAACGGTTTTTGGATTGATGCGGCATCATCATTGCGTATGACTGACGATGCCGTCATCGTGCTTGACCCGGTAAACCGTCCGGTCATTGATAAAGCCATCGCCGCCGGAAAAAAAGATTTTATCGGCGGCAACTGCACCGTGAGTTTAATGCTGATGGCAATCGGCGGACTGTTTAAAGCGGAACTGATCGAATGGATTTCTTCGATGACATATCAGGCGGCGTCCGGCGCCGGTGCAAATAATATGCGCGAACTGCTTTCTCAAATGGGTACGCTGCATCAGGCTGTTACAGCAGATCTGGCAAATCCGGCGGCGGCAATTCTCGACATCGACCGGAAAGTAACCGCCAGCCTGCGCAGCGATAAAATTCAAACCAAATTTTTCGGCGCACCGCTCGCCGGATCGCTGATTCCATGGATCGACAAACCGGTTGACGACGGACAGACGCGTGAAGAGTGGAAAGGTTTTGCGGAAACAAATAAAATTCTACAAACCGTGATACCGATTCCGATCGACGGACTTTGTGTGCGCATCGGCGCAATGCGCTGCCACAGTCAGGCGCTAACGATCAAACTGACAAAAGATGTTTCTGTTGAAGATGTGACAGAAATTATCCGTAACGATAATCAGTGGGTGAACATTATCGATAACACACGCGAAGAAACACTTGCCGGACTCACGCCGGCGGCAGTTTCCGGTACGTTGACCGTGCCGGTCGGGCGCATCCGTAAAATGAATATGGGACCGGAATATTTAACGGTATTTACTGTCGGCGATCAGCTTCTCTGGGGTGCTGCCGAACCGCTGCGCCGAATGCTGCGTATTCTGCGGGAAAAATAA